A single window of Tepidamorphus gemmatus DNA harbors:
- the rplS gene encoding 50S ribosomal protein L19, giving the protein MNILQQIEKEQADRLAASRAVPEFRPGDTLRVNVRIVEGERTRVQAYEGICIARGGHGINESFTVRKISYGEGVERVFPIYSPNIESIEVKRQGKVRRAKLYYLRERRGKSARIAERVDNRASAKGAGKTDTQTELKPIFSRPKGQPDDLTRINGVGEVLAEKLNKLGIYKFEQIANFSDEDIARVDEVLDFKGRIEREDWIGQARTLVAESTQDEIPAEQKD; this is encoded by the coding sequence ATGAACATTCTCCAGCAGATCGAGAAAGAGCAGGCCGACCGCCTCGCCGCCAGCCGCGCCGTCCCGGAATTCCGTCCGGGCGACACGCTCAGGGTCAATGTGCGCATCGTCGAGGGCGAGCGCACCCGCGTGCAGGCCTATGAGGGCATCTGCATCGCCCGCGGCGGCCATGGCATCAACGAGAGCTTCACCGTCCGCAAGATCTCCTATGGCGAGGGCGTCGAGCGCGTGTTCCCGATCTACTCGCCGAACATCGAGTCGATCGAGGTGAAGCGGCAGGGCAAGGTTCGCCGGGCGAAGCTCTATTATCTGCGCGAGCGTCGCGGCAAGTCGGCCCGCATCGCCGAGCGCGTCGACAATCGTGCCAGCGCCAAGGGCGCCGGAAAGACGGATACCCAGACCGAATTGAAGCCGATCTTTTCCAGGCCGAAGGGCCAGCCCGACGACCTGACCCGTATCAACGGTGTCGGCGAGGTGCTGGCCGAGAAGCTCAACAAGCTCGGCATCTACAAGTTCGAGCAGATCGCCAACTTCTCCGACGAGGACATCGCGAGGGTCGACGAGGTTCTCGACTTCAAGGGCCGCATCGAGCGCGAGGACTGGATCGGCCAGGCGCGCACGCTGGTCGCGGAGTCGACGCAGGACGAGATTCCGGCCGAGCAGAAGGACTGA
- the trmD gene encoding tRNA (guanosine(37)-N1)-methyltransferase TrmD: MNGWQATVLTIYPGMFPGPLGHALAGRALEAGRWRLDVIDIRAFATDRHRSVDDTPAGGGPGMVMKPDVVAAAIDAAAAGGIDRPRLLLTPRGRPLTQARVRELVEGPGAVLVCGRFEGVDERVVEARALEEVSIGDFVLSGGEIAAMVLLDACVRLLPGVMGAQASGSEESFENGLLEYPHYTRPQVWEGRPIPEVLVSGDHGRIARWRRAEAERITRERRPDLWAARAGGRIDNSQGFK; encoded by the coding sequence ATGAACGGCTGGCAGGCCACCGTGCTGACGATCTACCCGGGGATGTTTCCCGGGCCGCTTGGCCATGCGCTCGCCGGCCGCGCGCTCGAAGCCGGCCGCTGGCGGCTCGACGTGATCGACATCCGCGCCTTCGCCACCGACCGCCATCGCAGTGTCGACGACACGCCGGCCGGCGGCGGTCCCGGGATGGTGATGAAGCCCGATGTCGTCGCCGCGGCGATCGACGCGGCCGCTGCCGGCGGCATCGATCGGCCGAGGTTGCTGCTCACCCCGCGCGGCCGACCGCTGACCCAGGCGCGCGTGCGGGAGCTTGTCGAGGGACCGGGCGCGGTGCTGGTCTGCGGCCGCTTCGAGGGAGTCGACGAGCGCGTCGTCGAGGCGCGCGCGCTCGAGGAGGTCTCGATCGGCGACTTCGTGCTGTCGGGTGGCGAGATCGCCGCGATGGTGCTGCTGGATGCCTGCGTCCGTCTCCTTCCCGGCGTGATGGGCGCGCAGGCGTCCGGCAGCGAGGAGAGCTTCGAGAACGGGCTTCTGGAATATCCGCACTACACCCGGCCGCAGGTCTGGGAAGGTCGGCCGATTCCCGAGGTGCTCGTCTCCGGCGACCATGGCCGCATTGCCCGCTGGCGGCGCGCCGAGGCCGAGCGCATCACCCGCGAGCGGCGTCCCGATCTGTGGGCCGCCCGGGCCGGCGGCCGTATCGACAATTCGCAAGGTTTCAAGTAG
- the rimM gene encoding ribosome maturation factor RimM (Essential for efficient processing of 16S rRNA): protein MAEAGAEAGARVCVGVVGAPHGVRGEVRVASHTQDPLDLGAYGPLETEDGRRLEVKAVRPGKNVVIATFEGITDRNAAEALRNRRLYVARDRLPEPAEDEFYHADLIGLRAETADGLLLGTVLAVQDFGGGDLLELRLAGSRRTAYLPFTRAVVPVVDVKGGRLVVDPPAGLLDDGPPGNGGRQQDGTK from the coding sequence ATGGCAGAGGCTGGGGCAGAGGCTGGCGCGCGTGTCTGCGTCGGCGTTGTCGGCGCCCCGCATGGAGTGCGCGGCGAGGTCCGGGTCGCGAGTCACACGCAGGATCCGCTCGATCTCGGCGCCTACGGGCCGCTGGAGACCGAGGACGGTCGCCGGTTGGAGGTGAAGGCGGTGCGGCCGGGCAAGAACGTCGTCATCGCGACGTTCGAGGGCATCACCGACCGGAACGCCGCCGAGGCCCTGAGGAACCGGCGGCTCTACGTCGCCCGCGACAGGCTGCCCGAGCCGGCCGAGGACGAGTTCTACCACGCCGACCTGATCGGGCTCAGGGCCGAGACGGCAGATGGCCTCCTCCTCGGCACGGTTCTCGCCGTGCAGGATTTCGGCGGTGGCGATCTTCTCGAACTGAGGCTCGCCGGATCGCGGCGCACCGCCTACCTGCCGTTCACGCGGGCGGTGGTTCCGGTGGTGGACGTGAAGGGCGGGCGGCTGGTGGTCGATCCACCGGCAGGACTACTCGACGACGGACCGCCGGGCAACGGCGGGAGGCAGCAGGACGGAACCAAATGA
- the rpsP gene encoding 30S ribosomal protein S16 gives MALKIRLARGGAKKRPFYRIVVADARAPRDGRFIEKIGTFNPLLARDHAERVVLDVEKAKEWLAKGAQPTDRVLRFLDAAGIAKRPARNNPIKGLPGKKAQERIEAKRMAEEEARSAGEAAAG, from the coding sequence ATGGCACTGAAGATCAGACTGGCTCGCGGCGGCGCCAAGAAGCGGCCCTTCTACCGCATCGTCGTGGCGGACGCCCGGGCTCCGCGCGACGGTCGTTTCATCGAGAAGATCGGCACCTTCAATCCGCTGCTCGCGCGCGACCATGCCGAGCGTGTGGTGCTCGACGTCGAGAAGGCCAAGGAATGGCTTGCCAAGGGCGCCCAGCCGACCGATCGGGTGCTGCGCTTCCTGGATGCGGCCGGCATTGCCAAGCGGCCGGCCCGCAACAACCCGATCAAGGGTCTTCCGGGCAAGAAGGCGCAGGAACGTATCGAGGCCAAGCGCATGGCCGAGGAAGAGGCCCGCTCCGCCGGGGAGGCCGCAGCCGGCTGA
- the ffh gene encoding signal recognition particle protein: MFESLQERLSGILDALTRRGALSDADVQAALREVRRALLEADVALEVVRGFTDKVRERAVGAEVVKSVTPGQMVVKIVHDVLVETLGSDAEAIDLNAPPPVAIMMVGLQGSGKTTTTAKIAKRLAERSKRKVLMASLDTRRPAAQEQLRVLGEQISVDTLPIVAGQTPVQIAHRAMQAARLGGYDVVMLDTAGRQFVDEALMAEMAEIEAAARPHEVLLVADALTGQDAVNLARAFDERLSLTGIVLTRLDGDGRGGAALSMRAVTGKPIKLVGTGEKLDQLEEFHPGRIAGRILGMGDIVSLVEKAAESIDAEKARAIAERMRKGAFDLDDLAEQLRQMQRIGGMQGVLGMIPGIGKMKRQLDAANLDDRVLKRQAAIISSMTREERRRPEIIKASRKKRIAAGSGTRVEDVNRLLKMHRQMADVMKAMGKGKGGLGRLFGIGGGSMPSPEELAALAPGGELPKGLPPLPKLPQGLPGLGGGLPPGLGRPGGLPGLPGFPKGPAKK, translated from the coding sequence ATGTTCGAGAGCCTGCAGGAGCGCCTCTCCGGCATTCTCGACGCCCTGACGCGGCGCGGCGCACTGTCGGACGCCGACGTGCAGGCGGCCCTGCGCGAGGTGCGCCGTGCGCTGCTGGAGGCCGATGTCGCGCTGGAGGTGGTGCGCGGCTTCACCGACAAGGTGCGCGAGCGCGCGGTCGGCGCCGAGGTGGTGAAATCGGTCACCCCCGGCCAGATGGTCGTCAAGATCGTCCACGACGTGCTGGTCGAGACGCTCGGCTCGGATGCCGAGGCCATCGACCTCAATGCACCGCCACCGGTTGCGATCATGATGGTCGGCCTGCAGGGATCGGGCAAGACGACGACGACCGCCAAGATCGCCAAGCGACTGGCCGAGCGCTCGAAGCGCAAGGTGCTGATGGCCTCGCTCGATACCCGCCGCCCGGCCGCGCAGGAGCAGCTCAGGGTGCTCGGCGAGCAGATCTCGGTCGACACGCTGCCGATCGTGGCCGGCCAGACGCCGGTGCAGATCGCCCATCGCGCCATGCAGGCGGCCCGGCTCGGCGGCTACGACGTGGTGATGCTGGATACCGCCGGCCGCCAGTTCGTCGACGAGGCGCTGATGGCGGAGATGGCCGAGATCGAGGCCGCCGCCCGGCCGCACGAGGTGCTTCTGGTCGCCGATGCGCTGACCGGCCAGGATGCGGTGAACCTCGCGCGCGCCTTCGACGAGCGGCTGTCGCTGACCGGCATCGTGCTGACCCGTCTCGACGGCGACGGGCGCGGCGGCGCGGCGCTGTCGATGCGCGCCGTGACCGGCAAGCCGATCAAGCTCGTGGGCACCGGCGAGAAGCTCGACCAGCTCGAGGAGTTCCATCCCGGCCGCATCGCCGGTCGCATTCTCGGCATGGGCGATATCGTCAGCCTGGTCGAGAAGGCCGCGGAATCGATCGACGCCGAGAAGGCCAGAGCGATCGCCGAGAGGATGCGCAAGGGCGCCTTCGATCTCGACGACCTGGCCGAGCAGCTCAGGCAGATGCAGCGGATCGGCGGCATGCAGGGCGTGCTCGGCATGATCCCCGGCATCGGGAAGATGAAGCGGCAGCTCGACGCCGCCAATCTCGACGACCGTGTTCTCAAGCGCCAGGCGGCGATCATCTCCTCCATGACCCGCGAGGAGCGGCGCAGGCCGGAGATCATCAAGGCAAGCCGCAAGAAGCGCATCGCCGCGGGCTCCGGCACCCGTGTCGAGGATGTCAACCGGCTGCTCAAGATGCACCGCCAGATGGCCGACGTGATGAAGGCGATGGGCAAGGGCAAGGGCGGCCTCGGCAGGCTGTTCGGGATCGGCGGCGGCTCGATGCCGTCGCCCGAGGAGCTGGCGGCGCTGGCTCCGGGCGGCGAGTTGCCGAAGGGGCTGCCGCCGCTGCCGAAGCTGCCGCAGGGTCTGCCGGGCCTCGGCGGCGGCCTGCCCCCCGGCCTCGGGCGCCCCGGCGGGTTGCCCGGTCTGCCCGGCTTTCCCAAGGGACCGGCAAAGAAGTGA
- a CDS encoding alpha/beta hydrolase — protein sequence MSQPQRARRRARRALNWLVGGLAAVAAALGVAFQTVPELILFRERVVLNILELESAVTLKPIDVTTRDGLVLRSWYHAPAPRKPVIVYFPGRAGDLVRKPAHLFQLAEQGYGLVLAGYRGYGGNPGRPSERRLYEDATDLLLRLGADGLAPDGIVLYGYSMGTGIASYLAARTQPRALVLEAPFTSFGAVVRNRTRSPVPLWMVRTKFDTGSRLADVHAPILLLAGAKDTVTPARFAEQLATVNAGFASLYVFPEATHDTLMEHGAWEALTEFLFGLVEESVETLDGLLGP from the coding sequence ATGTCGCAGCCGCAACGGGCGCGTCGGCGCGCAAGGCGGGCGCTGAACTGGCTGGTCGGCGGCCTGGCGGCGGTTGCCGCCGCCCTCGGCGTCGCCTTCCAGACCGTTCCGGAGCTGATCCTGTTCCGCGAACGGGTCGTGCTCAACATCCTGGAGCTCGAATCCGCGGTCACGCTGAAGCCGATCGACGTGACAACCCGCGACGGGCTGGTGCTGCGCTCCTGGTACCACGCGCCGGCCCCGCGCAAGCCGGTCATCGTCTACTTTCCCGGCCGTGCGGGCGACCTGGTGCGCAAGCCCGCCCATCTGTTCCAGCTTGCCGAACAGGGGTACGGGCTCGTTCTGGCAGGCTACCGCGGCTATGGCGGCAATCCCGGCCGACCGAGCGAGCGCCGGCTCTACGAGGACGCCACCGACCTGCTGCTGCGGCTCGGCGCCGACGGCCTCGCCCCCGACGGCATCGTGCTCTACGGCTACTCGATGGGCACCGGTATTGCCAGCTACCTCGCCGCGCGCACCCAGCCGCGCGCGCTCGTCCTCGAGGCGCCGTTCACCTCGTTCGGCGCGGTCGTTCGCAACCGGACCCGCTCGCCGGTGCCGCTGTGGATGGTGCGCACGAAGTTCGACACCGGCTCGCGGCTCGCCGATGTCCATGCGCCGATCCTGCTGCTCGCCGGGGCGAAGGACACCGTGACGCCTGCTCGCTTTGCCGAACAGCTCGCCACCGTCAATGCCGGCTTCGCCAGCCTCTACGTCTTCCCCGAGGCGACTCACGACACGCTGATGGAACACGGCGCCTGGGAAGCGCTGACGGAGTTCCTGTTCGGGCTGGTGGAGGAGTCGGTGGAGACGCTGGATGGGTTGTTGGGGCCGTAG
- the infA gene encoding translation initiation factor IF-1, with amino-acid sequence MAKEEMLEFEGTVTEVLPDGNFRVKLDNDHEILAYAAGKMRKHRIRTIAGDRVTVEMSPYDLERGRINFRHRTGGPTPAPGQRRAGAGNFRRR; translated from the coding sequence ATGGCCAAGGAAGAAATGCTGGAATTCGAGGGGACCGTCACCGAGGTGCTCCCAGACGGCAATTTCCGGGTGAAGCTCGACAACGACCACGAGATCCTCGCCTACGCGGCAGGCAAGATGCGCAAGCACCGCATCCGCACCATCGCCGGCGACCGGGTTACCGTCGAGATGAGCCCCTACGATCTGGAACGCGGACGCATCAACTTCCGTCACCGCACCGGCGGGCCGACCCCGGCGCCGGGCCAGCGCCGCGCCGGCGCCGGCAATTTCCGCCGCCGCTGA
- a CDS encoding DEAD/DEAH box helicase, producing MTNFESFGLNPSILKALDEAGHVMPTPIQAQAIPHVITGRDLIGIAQTGTGKTAAFALPLIDRLARAGGEAPRRGCRILVLSPTRELSGQIVQSFRTYGRHLGLRVELVIGGVSMTRQIRALTAGVDVLVATPGRLLDLVAQKAVRLDGVEMLVLDEADQMLDMGFIHDIRALVARLPMRRQTLLFSATMPDAIAALSRDFLRDPVEVSVTPVARTADRVEQSVVHIEKQAKPAMLAKMLGDPAIDRVLVFARTKHGADKLVKGLAKSGIAAEAIHGNKSQGQRERALAAFRAGKVRALIATDIAARGLDIPGVSHVINYDLPNVPESYVHRIGRTARAGADGIAISFCDAEERPYLRAIEKLIRMQIRVEGASPVAGRPAAPAAGPVASGAASPPRNRDGARGAGKAASSGRGGGAQQRADRPAEHAGVERAAAYTGSGQDIAGLPFLNWRRRDSGSAAAHRDTD from the coding sequence TTGACGAATTTCGAAAGTTTCGGACTCAATCCCTCGATCCTCAAGGCCCTCGACGAAGCGGGCCACGTCATGCCGACGCCGATCCAGGCCCAGGCGATCCCGCATGTCATCACCGGCCGCGACCTGATCGGCATCGCCCAGACCGGCACGGGCAAGACGGCCGCCTTCGCGCTGCCGCTGATCGATCGCCTGGCGCGCGCCGGCGGCGAGGCGCCAAGGCGCGGCTGCCGCATCCTCGTCCTGTCTCCGACACGCGAACTGTCCGGTCAGATCGTCCAGTCGTTCCGCACCTACGGCCGGCATCTCGGCCTGAGGGTCGAACTGGTGATCGGCGGCGTGTCGATGACCAGGCAGATAAGGGCCCTGACGGCCGGCGTCGATGTCCTCGTCGCCACCCCCGGCCGCCTTCTCGACCTGGTCGCCCAGAAGGCGGTCCGTCTCGACGGCGTCGAGATGCTCGTCCTCGACGAGGCCGACCAGATGCTCGACATGGGCTTCATCCACGACATCCGGGCGCTCGTTGCGCGGCTGCCGATGCGGCGCCAGACGCTTCTGTTCTCCGCCACCATGCCCGACGCGATCGCCGCCCTGTCGCGCGACTTCCTGCGCGATCCCGTCGAGGTCTCGGTGACCCCGGTCGCCAGGACCGCCGACCGCGTCGAGCAGTCGGTGGTCCACATCGAGAAACAGGCCAAACCCGCAATGCTGGCGAAGATGCTCGGCGATCCGGCGATCGACCGGGTGCTGGTATTCGCCCGCACCAAGCACGGTGCCGACAAGCTGGTGAAGGGGCTCGCCAAATCCGGCATCGCCGCCGAGGCGATCCACGGCAACAAGTCGCAGGGGCAGCGCGAGCGGGCGCTCGCCGCGTTCCGTGCCGGCAAGGTGCGCGCGCTGATCGCCACCGACATCGCCGCGCGCGGTCTCGACATTCCCGGCGTCAGCCATGTCATCAACTACGACCTGCCCAACGTGCCCGAATCCTACGTCCACCGGATCGGGCGGACCGCCCGCGCCGGGGCGGACGGCATCGCCATCTCGTTCTGCGATGCCGAGGAACGCCCCTACCTTCGCGCCATCGAGAAGCTGATCCGCATGCAGATCCGCGTCGAGGGCGCGAGCCCGGTGGCTGGACGGCCGGCTGCGCCTGCGGCCGGGCCGGTGGCGTCCGGTGCAGCGTCGCCGCCCCGCAACCGCGATGGCGCACGCGGCGCGGGCAAAGCCGCATCGAGTGGCCGGGGAGGTGGTGCGCAGCAGCGCGCCGATCGCCCTGCCGAGCACGCCGGCGTCGAGCGGGCGGCAGCGTACACCGGCAGCGGGCAGGACATCGCCGGTCTGCCGTTCCTCAACTGGCGCCGCCGCGACTCCGGGAGTGCGGCCGCCCATCGCGACACGGACTGA